One window from the genome of Echinicola vietnamensis DSM 17526 encodes:
- a CDS encoding sensor histidine kinase: MKTQNKIVYVLLIVFFSYTLLFSGFIYYSISNYAFTDFYKRLEIRAITTAKSQLENEGEGNIIRELRQEYLEVLPDEEIKMYKLPESGDWRGIRELGEFKDGFIDEILEDGTSMYNDSRTFFYGTTYTTVGKATYLVIISAENYFITHHVHYLRNLLFTSLAIAFVIILVVAFLFTRKYIQPINDIIEKVKEISSENLHLRLNQQSKNDDTISQLSQTFNDMLNRLETSFETQKNFISNASHELNTPLTSIIGEADVTLSKVRRPEEYIMALQTILEEAEKLDKKTKALLMLAQTGFDGKRQKFQMLRTDQLIMDVKDTVEKIYPGSKISIDFSLLPENPYRLKINANEALLHLALSNIILNGCKYSDFNPVHVALGVSDGKVIIIVKDEGIGIPDSEMKYIYDPYFRASNTKNHEGYGIGLPLARNIVRMHRGELVVNSTENEGTTVQITLPCFFTNQEIKEGKAEQIVKAYREGRTTQVSSNL; encoded by the coding sequence ATGAAAACACAGAACAAGATCGTTTATGTCCTGCTGATCGTTTTTTTCAGCTATACCTTGCTGTTCAGCGGGTTTATCTATTATTCCATTTCCAATTATGCCTTTACGGATTTTTATAAGCGGCTTGAAATCAGGGCAATTACCACTGCAAAGTCCCAGTTGGAGAATGAAGGGGAAGGGAATATCATCCGTGAGCTACGGCAGGAATACTTGGAGGTGCTTCCTGATGAGGAGATTAAAATGTATAAGCTTCCGGAAAGCGGTGACTGGCGGGGAATACGTGAGCTTGGAGAGTTTAAAGATGGCTTTATTGATGAAATCCTCGAGGACGGCACCAGTATGTACAATGACAGCAGGACCTTCTTTTACGGTACCACGTACACAACGGTGGGCAAGGCCACTTATTTGGTAATCATTTCAGCCGAAAATTACTTTATTACCCATCACGTGCACTATTTGCGAAACTTGCTTTTCACCTCTTTGGCGATTGCCTTTGTGATCATCTTGGTAGTGGCCTTTTTGTTTACCCGAAAATACATCCAGCCGATCAACGACATCATCGAAAAGGTAAAGGAGATCAGTTCGGAAAACCTGCACCTCCGGCTCAATCAGCAGTCCAAAAACGACGATACGATCAGTCAGCTATCCCAGACCTTTAATGATATGCTCAACCGGTTGGAGACTTCGTTTGAGACCCAGAAGAATTTTATCAGCAATGCGAGCCATGAGCTGAACACGCCGCTGACCAGCATCATTGGTGAGGCAGATGTGACGCTCAGCAAGGTTCGCAGACCAGAGGAATACATCATGGCCCTGCAGACCATTTTGGAAGAAGCCGAAAAGCTGGACAAGAAAACCAAGGCCCTGCTGATGCTGGCACAAACGGGGTTTGACGGGAAGCGGCAAAAATTCCAAATGCTGCGCACCGACCAACTGATCATGGACGTTAAGGATACTGTGGAGAAGATCTATCCCGGGAGCAAGATTAGCATCGATTTCAGCCTCTTGCCCGAGAATCCCTACCGGCTAAAAATCAATGCCAACGAGGCACTCCTTCACCTTGCCCTTTCCAATATCATCTTGAACGGTTGTAAATATTCGGATTTTAACCCCGTCCATGTTGCCTTGGGTGTGTCAGACGGAAAAGTGATCATCATTGTAAAAGACGAGGGCATCGGCATTCCGGATTCGGAGATGAAATACATTTATGACCCTTACTTTAGGGCCTCCAACACCAAGAACCATGAGGGATATGGCATCGGGCTTCCTTTGGCCCGCAACATCGTCAGGATGCACCGTGGTGAACTGGTGGTGAATTCTACCGAGAATGAAGGCACTACCGTCCAGATCACCCTTCCTTGCTTTTTCACCAATCAAGAGATCAAAGAGGGCAAAGCGGAACAGATCGTAAAAGCCTATCGTGAAGGCCGTACCACCCAAGTGTCCAGTAATCTTTAA
- a CDS encoding response regulator transcription factor, with translation MKKILLVEDDSRVSAFIIKGLQEEGYDVALAMDGKTGLQMALQGNYDLVILDIMIPEMNGIEVCKALRKQHTHVPVLFLTALGSTENVVMGLDSGADDYLSKPFKFIELLARVRTLMRRSTYSSGSESKTESTYQFGDLELDDETKTVLRNGMAISLTSTEYRLLLMFMKNQRRVLSRIDILEEVWGIDFDMGTNVVDVYVNYLRKKLEKYQGPRLIQTVIGMGYVLKEAE, from the coding sequence GTGAAAAAAATATTGCTAGTAGAGGATGATAGCCGTGTCAGTGCATTTATCATAAAAGGCCTGCAAGAAGAAGGTTATGACGTGGCCCTGGCCATGGATGGCAAGACGGGGCTCCAGATGGCCCTGCAAGGCAATTATGACTTGGTTATTTTGGATATTATGATTCCTGAAATGAACGGGATAGAGGTCTGTAAAGCTCTTCGCAAACAGCATACACACGTACCAGTGCTGTTTTTGACGGCATTGGGGAGCACCGAAAATGTGGTGATGGGCCTGGACAGTGGGGCAGACGACTACCTTTCTAAGCCGTTTAAGTTTATCGAACTGCTGGCCAGGGTGCGGACCCTGATGAGAAGGTCCACATATAGCAGTGGAAGTGAAAGCAAAACGGAAAGTACTTATCAGTTTGGGGACCTTGAGCTGGATGATGAGACCAAGACGGTGCTTCGAAACGGGATGGCCATCAGCCTGACCTCTACCGAATACCGCTTGCTGCTGATGTTTATGAAAAACCAGCGCAGAGTACTCTCGCGGATCGATATTTTGGAAGAGGTCTGGGGGATTGATTTTGATATGGGTACCAATGTGGTGGATGTTTATGTAAATTACCTGCGGAAGAAGCTGGAGAAATACCAAGGCCCTAGGTTGATTCAGACCGTCATCGGAATGGGGTACGTGCTAAAAGAAGCCGAATGA
- a CDS encoding TetR/AcrR family transcriptional regulator has protein sequence MKKAEITRSTILNKAFDLIYTNGYRATSIDEILATTKVTKGAFYYHFKNKDEMGIAMVEEILKPRLSSKFVALLGREDSPQNAIYALMQHLLLKDDTLTVACGCPASNLVQEMTPWDTSFSKALNELVNQWIRSLTDFLENGQKNGSVHNTINPASAALFILSGYWGARNLGKLENSKRPYHAYLDQLTTYLNTLT, from the coding sequence GTGAAAAAAGCTGAAATAACGCGTTCGACCATTCTCAACAAAGCCTTTGACCTCATCTATACCAATGGCTACAGGGCCACGAGTATCGATGAGATCCTTGCCACCACTAAGGTTACCAAAGGAGCATTTTACTACCATTTTAAAAACAAAGATGAGATGGGAATTGCGATGGTCGAAGAAATACTCAAACCTCGACTTTCCAGTAAGTTTGTAGCCCTACTGGGTCGCGAAGATAGTCCTCAAAATGCTATTTATGCCTTGATGCAGCATCTTCTCCTGAAAGACGACACGCTAACGGTGGCTTGTGGCTGTCCTGCGTCCAATCTAGTACAAGAAATGACCCCATGGGACACCTCCTTTTCCAAGGCCCTAAACGAACTTGTCAATCAGTGGATCCGGTCATTGACGGATTTTCTGGAAAATGGACAGAAAAATGGATCTGTCCATAACACTATCAATCCCGCATCAGCAGCTCTTTTTATCCTTTCGGGGTATTGGGGAGCCCGAAACCTCGGTAAACTAGAGAATAGTAAACGCCCGTATCACGCGTACCTGGACCAACTCACTACCTATCTCAACACATTGACATAA
- a CDS encoding amidohydrolase family protein, with translation MINKILLITLMVYSTTGYAQESMEHFLKNQPIIDMHYHITKGYKDNEIYNAMDTDIDKAKLKWSIENFNKNNIVLVIGGGNLKYANMYAKADDRIWAGLIFPCRGTVKQDEPCTKTFFSEDELREIYKNEKFRSMGESLYNYYGVPPTDERLSHYWKIASEFNLPIGIHSDSGPPTKQVIEENPNYNPKYANPALLSPILEKYPDLKIYLMHFGNEYSDEAIQIMKKYPQIYCEISAVSIFLPKVIWEPNLRKLYEAGLGDRLMFGSDYFGTVEKNLKIIFEIDWLTDKQKRDILYNNAARFLNLPEELINKHHEDVKLPAQAHMD, from the coding sequence ATGATCAATAAAATACTTTTGATTACATTAATGGTGTATAGTACTACTGGATATGCTCAAGAATCAATGGAGCACTTCCTTAAAAATCAGCCTATTATTGACATGCATTACCATATCACCAAAGGGTATAAAGATAATGAAATATATAATGCGATGGATACTGATATTGATAAAGCAAAACTTAAATGGTCAATTGAAAATTTCAATAAAAACAATATAGTATTGGTAATCGGGGGTGGCAACCTAAAGTATGCAAATATGTATGCAAAGGCTGATGATAGAATATGGGCAGGGTTAATATTTCCTTGTCGAGGTACGGTAAAGCAGGATGAACCATGTACCAAAACTTTTTTTTCGGAAGACGAACTACGTGAAATTTATAAAAATGAAAAATTTAGAAGTATGGGGGAATCTTTATACAACTATTACGGAGTACCCCCTACTGATGAAAGGTTATCGCATTATTGGAAAATTGCTTCCGAATTTAATCTCCCAATTGGTATCCATTCGGACTCAGGACCTCCTACCAAACAGGTAATTGAAGAAAACCCCAATTATAATCCTAAATATGCTAACCCTGCCTTATTAAGTCCTATACTTGAAAAGTATCCAGACTTAAAGATTTATTTGATGCATTTCGGAAACGAATATTCGGACGAAGCTATCCAGATTATGAAGAAGTATCCACAAATTTACTGTGAGATATCCGCAGTCAGTATATTTTTGCCCAAAGTAATATGGGAACCAAATCTCAGAAAATTATACGAAGCAGGACTAGGAGACCGCTTAATGTTTGGATCAGACTATTTTGGAACGGTCGAAAAAAATCTCAAAATCATCTTTGAAATTGATTGGCTAACAGACAAACAGAAAAGAGATATTCTATATAATAATGCCGCGCGATTTTTAAATCTACCTGAAGAACTAATCAATAAGCATCATGAGGACGTAAAGCTGCCCGCACAAGCTCATATGGATTAA
- a CDS encoding redoxin domain-containing protein, whose protein sequence is MKKTLLTIPLMLLLFKAIAQVAVGEKAPAIEVDTWVNHDNGDVPKTTGQAIVLDFWFTSCAPCIYTIPHLNDLTEEYKNDNISFIAITYEKEEDISTFLSKKEYLAHVGTDTSYQTIHKYEVNAYPTTFLIDEKGILKWKGHPSLLTNDMIDELLHKKHDPQVVTNNPAAPLNKELRLNHIYPITVTKNDYMDEEVVGFQFNLREYSLVNQTLAENLTFLLQKSKSRISVNDQNNYDVRFKFPKDLPPNERRPTIVRSLLHELDYDLIQEQKEVAGYALDIANDSLFIRHAVDTTKAYSGGGTSTSGNYWQGNGVPMQGLVDELENRFQIYVTDRTKLNGYFELKFPFKTFDGARSYLLDHYGISLKPDQFDVEITKIVEKHD, encoded by the coding sequence ATGAAAAAAACACTTTTAACCATCCCATTGATGCTCCTTTTATTCAAGGCTATTGCTCAGGTGGCGGTTGGGGAAAAAGCTCCAGCCATTGAGGTGGATACATGGGTAAATCATGATAATGGTGATGTGCCAAAAACAACAGGCCAAGCAATCGTTTTGGACTTCTGGTTTACGAGCTGCGCTCCTTGTATCTATACGATTCCCCATCTAAACGACCTTACTGAAGAATACAAAAATGACAATATTTCATTTATAGCCATAACGTATGAAAAGGAGGAAGATATTTCCACATTTCTGTCTAAAAAGGAGTATTTGGCCCATGTAGGCACAGATACAAGCTATCAAACGATCCACAAATACGAAGTCAATGCTTATCCAACGACATTTTTGATCGATGAAAAGGGAATTTTGAAATGGAAAGGACATCCATCACTACTTACCAATGATATGATAGATGAGTTGCTCCATAAAAAACATGATCCGCAAGTAGTGACAAACAATCCAGCAGCTCCCCTGAACAAAGAACTACGTCTCAACCACATCTACCCCATCACTGTCACTAAAAATGATTACATGGACGAGGAAGTAGTCGGCTTCCAGTTTAACCTTAGGGAATACAGCCTAGTCAACCAAACCCTGGCTGAAAACCTCACGTTCCTCCTCCAAAAAAGTAAAAGCAGGATTTCAGTTAACGATCAAAACAACTATGATGTTCGCTTTAAATTCCCTAAGGATTTGCCCCCAAATGAAAGAAGGCCCACCATCGTCCGATCTTTATTGCATGAACTGGATTATGACCTTATCCAGGAGCAAAAGGAAGTAGCAGGCTATGCCTTGGATATAGCAAATGACAGCCTCTTTATTCGACATGCCGTGGATACGACAAAAGCTTATTCAGGAGGAGGAACCTCCACCAGCGGCAACTATTGGCAAGGAAATGGTGTCCCCATGCAAGGTTTAGTGGATGAATTGGAAAACAGGTTCCAAATTTATGTCACTGATAGGACCAAATTAAATGGATATTTTGAGTTAAAATTCCCGTTCAAAACCTTTGATGGAGCCAGAAGTTACCTTCTTGACCACTATGGAATTTCATTGAAGCCGGATCAGTTTGATGTGGAAATCACGAAAATAGTCGAAAAGCATGATTAG